TTATCTGATCTATGTTCAAATAATACTTTATAATCCTTGTTATATTCATTTATCAACCTAAAATATTTTCTTACATCTGCCCAACCATCACTAGTCTTTAATTCGGGTAATGCGGGATAATGGTTATTATTCCTGTTATCACATAATCGACCATTAGATAGATGAATGACTTCTGCATACTTTGCATACTTCTCTATTATAGGGTAAGGGTCAAAATTATTATCCATTATATCCTGTAAATGTAATCTAGCAATATCTAGACATAACCTTATTGAAGGATATCTATCCAATAATTCTGTTAAAATATTATTTTCAACAACATATTTATTAAGTGCATCAAATTCTAGAACTGGAATAAAATCTAATTCTTTAGCCTTAGTAGATAGATACTTAAATAACTCTTGTGTTTGACACACAAACTCATCATAAGTATACTCAGAATCATATACATATTCAGACTCATCTGCAAACCTCCAATTACTCCAATCC
The window above is part of the Vallitalea guaymasensis genome. Proteins encoded here:
- a CDS encoding sugar phosphate isomerase/epimerase; its protein translation is MERFLIGHFGIFDEDKQERDFREGFYGVEACMIDKEEDIDRLIKASHEENFNVCVHFPLRSGKWKFRDPQFMSNDMNNKKDSYEYVEEEITYICEKFDPHYILFHYPKPVILDPQVDWSNWRFADESEYVYDSEYTYDEFVCQTQELFKYLSTKAKELDFIPVLEFDALNKYVVENNILTELLDRYPSIRLCLDIARLHLQDIMDNNFDPYPIIEKYAKYAEVIHLSNGRLCDNRNNNHYPALPELKTSDGWADVRKYFRLINEYNKDYKVLFEHRSDKISDEQLENCYRWVEQLTNQY